Proteins encoded within one genomic window of Geotalea daltonii FRC-32:
- a CDS encoding SpoIIE family protein phosphatase — METIYPFVKDGNSMLTVGIVSTMTVLYLGLLFAVAYYADNKRKTGQSIIANPYVYSLSLAVHYTSWTFYGVVGLSATNGIAFLALYLGNTLMAFSWWFLLRKMVRISKEQHITSIADFVSSRYGKSPLLGGIVTVFSIMIIIPFIALQLKAVAYTFDLLTVSPGTDGFRHIVPALPEFIDTAFIVAIFLGIFGILFGARHLDASERHEGLVAAVALQSVVKLIAFVTVGIFVTYGIFDGFTDIFSRFASQFPERKHLFLLGTGPAPYATWLTLLLSTMAFVMFQPRQFQIMVIENSHEEHIKDAMWLHPAYTFLITLFVIPIALGGIIAYGGNTTMADFFVLNFPLQTGHPWLALLVFIGGFSAAAGMVMVEAVVLSTMILNHLIIPIIIHLGIGGSDISGVLINIKRVGILGVVLLGYLYYQFIGESYTLINIGIISLIAASQFAPSIIGGLYWKRASRWGATVGLVLGFFIWFHTLVIPLLVKEGWLDNGIMQNGPFGLAFLRPLHLFGMTELDMLPHSLFWSMLFNLGTFIACSLLSEPSESVAEQAVKFVDVFEAREEPVRLKRMSRAPAIVEFIDLMTKFIGEKQAHAAISRYLGDKEIDERGSLSEYELPVLKRFTEKVLAGSVGAASAGIIVESYMAARGSKLEDVFDIFGTVTLSRTASREQLGLLYEAAKAVAGKADLLAILDNILNHIKQQFKFDACTIRVLEEKKGRLVLLSQKGMSLKHLEESDRELNMETYAGAAFLNNSPEIVNDADGMNKPLSAQVIRREGIKSFVHVPITIEGQPVGILSAFSKSMKGIFTEEFIELFNSLAGQIGIALRNARQAEKLIQVKEHEKEMQIARGIQSGLLPASPPEVKGISLAGICVPAREVGGDYFDYLPHGSEALDLIIADVSGHNVGAALIMTEVRTFIHAEASSIRSPRDIMNALNEFLYEDLTRAELFITMFYLNYDAGLRKLSFANAGHNRPILWRSESGACEYLDAEGLILGIKRKVAFEQKQLLLEPNDVLLLYTDGIIEAANPAGELFGEDRLCGLLQTYRQLPPQQLVDSLFSQVRSFAGSQSFVDDVSLVVMRVEE; from the coding sequence ATGGAAACTATTTATCCATTTGTCAAAGACGGGAATTCCATGTTGACGGTCGGAATCGTTTCCACCATGACAGTTCTTTATCTTGGCTTGCTGTTTGCCGTGGCCTATTACGCGGACAATAAGCGCAAGACGGGGCAGAGCATAATTGCCAATCCCTATGTCTATTCCCTTTCCCTTGCTGTTCATTACACTTCCTGGACCTTCTACGGCGTCGTCGGGCTTTCAGCTACCAACGGTATCGCTTTTCTCGCCCTTTATCTGGGCAACACCCTGATGGCCTTCAGCTGGTGGTTTCTGCTGCGTAAAATGGTGCGTATCAGCAAAGAGCAGCACATTACCAGCATCGCCGACTTCGTCTCCAGCCGTTACGGCAAGTCACCCCTCCTTGGCGGAATCGTCACCGTTTTCAGTATCATGATAATAATTCCTTTCATTGCCTTGCAGCTTAAGGCCGTGGCCTATACCTTCGATCTTCTGACCGTTTCTCCGGGTACAGACGGATTCAGGCACATAGTGCCAGCGCTTCCCGAATTCATCGATACCGCTTTCATTGTCGCCATATTTCTCGGCATTTTCGGCATTCTTTTCGGGGCACGGCATCTGGATGCTTCGGAGCGACACGAGGGGCTTGTGGCTGCAGTTGCCCTGCAGTCGGTTGTCAAGCTCATTGCCTTTGTTACTGTGGGCATCTTTGTTACCTACGGTATTTTCGATGGTTTCACCGATATTTTCAGCCGTTTTGCCTCGCAATTTCCCGAACGGAAACATCTCTTTCTCCTGGGGACCGGGCCGGCGCCTTATGCCACCTGGCTTACCCTCCTTCTTTCCACCATGGCGTTTGTAATGTTCCAACCCCGCCAGTTCCAGATCATGGTTATTGAGAATTCCCACGAAGAGCACATCAAGGATGCCATGTGGCTTCACCCGGCCTACACTTTTCTTATTACCCTGTTTGTCATCCCCATAGCTTTGGGAGGGATCATTGCATACGGCGGCAATACAACAATGGCCGACTTTTTTGTTCTTAATTTTCCGCTGCAGACAGGGCATCCCTGGTTGGCCCTGCTGGTATTCATCGGTGGCTTTTCTGCTGCTGCAGGGATGGTCATGGTGGAAGCGGTAGTTCTTTCCACCATGATTCTCAACCACCTGATAATCCCGATCATCATTCATCTTGGCATCGGAGGCTCAGACATATCCGGGGTTCTCATCAACATCAAAAGGGTTGGCATCCTTGGGGTGGTGCTCCTCGGCTACCTTTACTACCAGTTCATCGGCGAGTCATACACTTTGATCAATATCGGCATTATTTCGTTGATAGCTGCCAGCCAATTCGCACCCTCCATAATCGGTGGGCTTTACTGGAAGAGGGCAAGCCGTTGGGGTGCCACCGTCGGCCTGGTGCTTGGCTTTTTTATCTGGTTCCATACCCTCGTCATTCCCCTGTTGGTCAAAGAGGGCTGGTTGGATAACGGCATCATGCAAAACGGCCCCTTCGGCCTCGCTTTCCTGCGCCCGCTTCACCTGTTCGGTATGACGGAACTGGACATGTTGCCCCATTCCCTGTTTTGGAGCATGCTATTCAATCTTGGGACGTTCATTGCCTGCTCCCTCTTGAGCGAGCCTTCGGAAAGCGTGGCCGAGCAGGCCGTCAAGTTTGTGGATGTCTTTGAGGCGCGTGAGGAACCGGTCAGGCTCAAAAGGATGAGCAGAGCACCTGCCATTGTGGAGTTTATCGACCTGATGACCAAGTTTATCGGCGAGAAACAGGCTCACGCGGCCATATCCCGGTATCTTGGCGACAAGGAGATCGATGAACGGGGGAGCCTTTCCGAGTATGAACTGCCCGTTCTGAAGCGTTTCACTGAAAAGGTGCTGGCCGGTTCGGTGGGGGCCGCCTCGGCCGGAATTATCGTCGAAAGCTATATGGCGGCAAGGGGAAGCAAGCTGGAAGATGTTTTCGACATTTTCGGCACGGTGACCCTCAGTCGTACCGCCAGCCGCGAACAGCTCGGTCTCCTTTATGAGGCAGCAAAGGCCGTGGCAGGCAAAGCTGATTTGCTGGCCATATTGGACAATATTCTCAATCACATCAAGCAGCAGTTCAAGTTCGATGCCTGCACCATCCGCGTTCTGGAAGAGAAAAAAGGACGCCTTGTCCTTTTAAGCCAGAAGGGGATGAGTCTGAAACACCTGGAAGAATCGGACCGTGAGCTGAATATGGAGACCTATGCCGGGGCTGCCTTTCTCAACAATTCACCGGAGATAGTCAACGATGCCGATGGAATGAACAAGCCGCTTTCGGCCCAAGTCATCCGCAGAGAAGGAATTAAATCCTTCGTCCATGTCCCTATCACCATTGAAGGACAGCCGGTCGGGATACTTTCTGCATTCTCCAAATCCATGAAAGGGATTTTCACGGAAGAATTCATTGAGCTGTTCAACAGTCTGGCAGGACAGATCGGCATTGCACTGCGTAACGCCCGGCAGGCTGAAAAGCTCATTCAGGTAAAGGAACACGAAAAGGAGATGCAGATTGCCAGGGGAATCCAGTCCGGACTCCTGCCGGCCAGTCCTCCGGAGGTCAAAGGCATATCCCTTGCCGGTATATGCGTCCCGGCCAGGGAAGTGGGAGGGGACTACTTCGATTATCTGCCCCATGGCAGTGAGGCCCTGGATTTGATCATCGCCGACGTGTCCGGCCATAATGTGGGTGCTGCATTGATCATGACCGAAGTGCGTACCTTCATCCATGCGGAGGCAAGCAGTATCCGCAGTCCCCGCGATATTATGAACGCCCTCAATGAGTTTCTCTATGAGGACCTGACCCGTGCCGAACTCTTCATCACCATGTTTTACCTCAACTACGATGCAGGCCTAAGAAAGCTGTCTTTCGCCAATGCCGGCCATAACCGGCCCATATTGTGGCGGTCGGAATCAGGGGCATGTGAGTATCTGGATGCCGAAGGGCTGATTCTCGGCATAAAACGGAAGGTCGCCTTTGAGCAGAAACAGTTGTTGCTTGAACCCAATGACGTTCTATTGCTTTACACCGACGGCATCATAGAGGCAGCAAATCCTGCCGGAGAACTATTCGGCGAAGACAGGCTCTGTGGGCTCCTCCAAACGTATCGCCAGCTTCCCCCACAGCAGCTTGTCGATAGTCTTTTTAGCCAGGTCAGGTCTTTTGCCGGCAGCCAAAGTTTTGTAGATGATGTTTCGCTGGTGGTCATGCGGGTGGAGGAATGA
- the recG gene encoding ATP-dependent DNA helicase RecG — translation MPIVKLTDAKTLPLPDAVLEALGLMAGDSVSLEIGEDGALMVRRVVVTEPVIREATTTLQQSIHRKNLQTPMQFIKGVGPKLAEQLAKKGISVVEDALFLLPHRYEDRRSLSKVSKLRPGAHEVFYAEVLSFEAKSTKGGKRFLEVTAGDESGSITLKWFRFNPVFMKKTWRVGRKGVFTGEVVQYGFQKEIHHPEVEWLDEGADLAALTARDPLNFGRILPVYPLTEGLHQKTLRKVMKEVIDRFVIDVENHLPLGVMERHHLMPLDEALRETHFPGHDADLARLNNGATVAHKTFSFDELFFLELGLALKRSGIVLEQGIAFQVTHKYTRELLKLLPFHLTDAQRRVLSEIKNDMMLPHPMHRLVQGDVGCGKTLVALMAALVAVENDYQVAIMAPTEILAEQHFLTIHRWCDALGIKVSLLTSGMKGKAKSAVLEEIAAGRTSIVIGTHAVIQEKVEFNRLGLGIIDEQHRFGVLQRGILKRKGINPDILVMTATPIPRTLAMTVFGDLSLSVIDELPPGRTPVETRVAFESRRSQVYGIIREEVKKGRQAYIIYPLVEETEKSELKAAAQMAEHLARDVFPELRVGLLHGRMKPEEKESVMGAFKARETDILVATTVIEVGIDVPNATVMVVEHAERFGLSQLHQLRGRVGRGSGQSRCILLSSGQLSEDGEKRLRVMESTNDGFRIAEADLEIRGPGDFLGTRQAGLPDFRVANILRDGRILEAARGEAFAVVERDPGLVDGENAGLRQELVRRWGGRLELAAIA, via the coding sequence ATGCCCATTGTCAAACTCACGGACGCGAAAACATTGCCTCTCCCCGATGCTGTGCTTGAGGCCCTTGGCCTGATGGCAGGGGATTCTGTCTCCTTGGAGATCGGAGAAGACGGGGCGCTGATGGTGCGGCGGGTGGTTGTCACTGAGCCCGTTATCCGGGAGGCAACCACGACTTTGCAGCAGTCAATTCATCGCAAGAACCTGCAAACGCCCATGCAGTTTATCAAGGGAGTTGGTCCTAAACTGGCGGAACAGCTGGCAAAGAAGGGGATTTCTGTCGTTGAAGATGCCCTGTTTTTGCTCCCTCACCGTTACGAGGACCGACGGAGCTTAAGTAAGGTAAGCAAGCTGCGTCCCGGCGCCCATGAGGTTTTTTACGCAGAAGTGCTCTCTTTTGAAGCCAAGTCCACCAAGGGAGGGAAACGTTTTCTTGAGGTAACTGCCGGAGATGAAAGCGGCTCGATCACTCTCAAGTGGTTTCGCTTCAATCCTGTCTTTATGAAGAAGACCTGGCGCGTGGGGAGAAAAGGGGTATTTACCGGCGAGGTGGTCCAATACGGTTTCCAGAAGGAGATCCATCATCCTGAGGTGGAGTGGCTGGATGAAGGGGCCGATCTGGCGGCGCTCACAGCAAGGGATCCTCTCAATTTCGGCCGTATTCTGCCGGTTTATCCGCTGACGGAAGGACTCCACCAGAAGACACTGCGCAAGGTGATGAAGGAGGTCATCGACCGGTTCGTAATTGACGTGGAAAACCACCTGCCCCTGGGGGTAATGGAGAGGCACCACCTGATGCCCCTGGACGAGGCCCTGCGAGAGACTCATTTTCCGGGACACGATGCTGACCTGGCGAGACTGAACAACGGCGCAACCGTTGCCCACAAGACCTTTTCATTTGACGAACTCTTTTTTCTCGAACTGGGGCTGGCCCTGAAGCGGAGCGGCATCGTCCTTGAACAGGGGATTGCTTTCCAGGTGACGCACAAATACACCAGGGAACTGCTGAAACTGCTTCCTTTCCATCTCACCGACGCCCAGCGCCGTGTCCTTTCCGAGATAAAGAACGACATGATGCTCCCCCATCCCATGCACCGGCTGGTACAGGGGGATGTGGGCTGCGGCAAGACCCTGGTGGCCCTTATGGCTGCACTGGTGGCGGTGGAAAACGACTACCAGGTGGCGATCATGGCGCCGACGGAGATCCTTGCCGAGCAGCATTTCCTTACCATCCACCGCTGGTGCGACGCCTTGGGCATCAAGGTATCCCTGTTGACTTCAGGCATGAAGGGGAAGGCTAAAAGTGCCGTTCTCGAAGAAATCGCCGCCGGCAGGACCAGCATCGTCATCGGCACCCATGCGGTCATCCAGGAAAAGGTGGAATTCAACAGGCTCGGCCTGGGAATCATTGACGAGCAACACCGCTTCGGCGTACTGCAGCGGGGCATACTCAAAAGGAAAGGGATCAATCCTGACATCCTGGTGATGACCGCCACCCCCATTCCACGGACCCTGGCCATGACGGTTTTCGGCGACCTTTCCCTGTCGGTCATCGACGAACTGCCTCCCGGCAGGACGCCGGTGGAGACTCGCGTCGCCTTCGAATCCAGGCGCTCCCAAGTGTACGGCATCATCCGCGAGGAGGTTAAGAAGGGACGGCAGGCCTACATCATCTATCCTCTGGTGGAAGAGACCGAAAAGTCGGAACTGAAGGCAGCGGCGCAGATGGCCGAACATCTGGCACGGGATGTTTTCCCGGAATTGCGGGTTGGGCTGCTCCACGGCAGGATGAAGCCGGAAGAGAAGGAATCGGTCATGGGTGCATTCAAGGCCAGGGAGACGGACATTCTCGTTGCCACCACCGTCATTGAAGTGGGGATCGACGTGCCCAATGCCACGGTCATGGTCGTCGAGCATGCAGAGCGCTTCGGTCTTTCCCAGCTGCATCAACTGCGGGGCAGGGTAGGACGCGGCAGCGGCCAGTCCCGCTGTATTCTGCTCTCGTCCGGACAACTTTCCGAAGACGGCGAAAAACGCCTGCGGGTGATGGAATCCACCAATGACGGCTTCCGCATAGCCGAGGCCGATCTGGAGATCCGCGGCCCTGGAGATTTTCTCGGCACCCGTCAGGCAGGTCTTCCCGACTTCAGGGTGGCCAACATCCTGCGTGACGGACGTATCCTGGAAGCGGCTCGTGGAGAGGCCTTTGCCGTTGTTGAAAGAGATCCCGGTCTGGTTGACGGCGAAAATGCAGGTCTGCGCCAGGAACTTGTCAGACGCTGGGGTGGCCGCCTTGAACTAGCCGCCATTGCCTGA
- the pruA gene encoding L-glutamate gamma-semialdehyde dehydrogenase produces MADSELNRRIVSCGREMFAGIYGETPSLFDKGRWLGKLMAWSMSDEEFKTRLFRFVDVFPTLSTDRMVADHLEEYFDGAQPPVLALLRQAAGVFGPFGNFIQRKAVSTAIRKMAQQFIVGENTTEAISNIERLRHQGFAAVVDVLGEATLSEKEADAYVDQYLDLIGSIERAMGRWKPLGAGRTSGSMDWGHAPRINVSVKATALSCLASPMDYEGSVAAILRRLRLICRRVREVNGFLCLDMETYRYKEIILEVYRRLKLENPDYHHLGLVLQSYLRDTDHDLDNLVTWARENCLGISIRLVKGAYWDYEMIRSRQSGLPEPVWTMKAETDAAFERQARRIMENSDVCHFACASHNIRSISAVIELARELAVSDDRYEFQVLYGMAEPVRKAILNRTGRLRLYCPYGPMVPGMGYLVRRLLENTSNVSFLRQTFVDAAGAEKLLEDPLHVVERQRLAVQPRLREGAKSSGKVIPFSNEPVIDFTREEQRQAFREHIGQVRSRFGRKYPLFIGGQELETEDLLPSMNPSDPSEIVGWVCQAGTDEVAQAIGAARKSFETWRDITPEIRAEFLLKACTVVRRRIYELSALQVLEIGKQWDQAYADVTEAIDFLEYYAREMIRLGSPRSMGKVAGETNQYFYEPKGVAAVIAPWNFPLAISMGMVSAAIVTGNCVVFKPSGLTSIIGWQLVDIFREVGLPDGVFNFVPGRSGIMGDYLVDHPHVSLIAFTGSMEVGLRIIERAAKVQPGQEMVKKVICEMGGKNAIIIDDDADLDEAVPHVFNSAFGFQGQKCSACSRVIVLDGIYDKFVQRLTALAEAVPVGPVEDPANLIGAVAEENAQKRIMNYIEVGRQEGRLLYQGHVPEVGFFVPLTIIGDIRPEHRLAQEEIFGPLLAVMRARDFNEALVWANSTRYALTGGLFSRSPEHIAIATKRFRVGNLYLNRNCTGALVGRQPFGGFRLSGAGTKAGGPDYLLHFMDPRVVTENTMRRGFAPAGAGDGSSCRKR; encoded by the coding sequence ATGGCGGACAGCGAATTGAACAGAAGGATCGTCTCCTGCGGAAGAGAGATGTTCGCCGGCATTTATGGAGAGACTCCTTCGCTCTTTGACAAGGGGCGGTGGCTGGGTAAGCTGATGGCCTGGAGCATGAGTGACGAGGAGTTCAAGACCCGGCTGTTCCGTTTCGTCGACGTATTCCCGACCCTTTCCACAGACAGGATGGTAGCCGACCATCTGGAGGAATACTTTGACGGTGCGCAGCCTCCAGTACTGGCTTTACTCCGCCAGGCCGCCGGTGTCTTCGGCCCATTCGGCAACTTTATCCAGAGGAAGGCTGTCTCAACGGCTATCCGAAAAATGGCGCAGCAGTTCATTGTCGGAGAGAATACCACGGAGGCAATCAGCAATATCGAACGCTTGCGCCATCAAGGTTTTGCTGCCGTTGTCGATGTATTGGGCGAGGCAACCCTTTCCGAAAAGGAGGCCGATGCCTATGTGGACCAGTATCTGGATCTTATCGGCTCCATTGAACGGGCCATGGGCCGCTGGAAACCCCTTGGCGCTGGCCGGACTTCAGGCAGTATGGATTGGGGACATGCACCCCGGATCAACGTTTCTGTCAAGGCAACAGCACTTTCTTGTCTGGCAAGCCCGATGGATTACGAGGGAAGCGTTGCGGCCATTCTTCGCAGGCTTCGCCTTATCTGTCGTCGCGTGAGGGAGGTAAATGGTTTTCTCTGCCTCGACATGGAGACCTATCGTTACAAGGAGATCATACTTGAGGTCTACCGACGCCTGAAACTGGAGAATCCAGACTATCATCACCTGGGGCTTGTTCTCCAGTCCTATCTCAGGGATACGGACCATGACCTGGATAATCTGGTTACCTGGGCAAGAGAAAATTGCCTTGGTATCTCCATCCGCCTGGTGAAGGGGGCATACTGGGATTATGAGATGATCAGGTCCCGCCAGAGCGGACTCCCCGAACCGGTCTGGACCATGAAGGCGGAAACTGACGCCGCTTTTGAACGTCAGGCACGCCGAATCATGGAAAACAGTGATGTCTGCCATTTTGCCTGTGCTTCCCACAACATCCGTTCCATTTCCGCTGTCATCGAGCTTGCCCGGGAACTGGCCGTGTCTGATGATCGATACGAATTTCAGGTCCTGTACGGTATGGCTGAACCAGTGCGTAAGGCAATCCTCAACCGTACCGGCCGATTGCGTCTCTACTGCCCATACGGTCCCATGGTTCCGGGCATGGGTTATCTGGTCCGACGGCTTCTGGAGAATACCTCCAATGTCTCTTTCCTTCGACAGACATTTGTGGATGCCGCAGGAGCAGAAAAACTGCTGGAGGATCCGTTGCATGTCGTGGAACGGCAGCGGCTTGCGGTCCAACCCAGACTGCGTGAGGGGGCAAAGTCTTCGGGGAAGGTGATTCCTTTCTCCAACGAGCCGGTCATCGATTTTACCAGAGAAGAGCAGCGCCAGGCGTTTCGTGAACATATCGGGCAGGTGCGCAGTCGGTTCGGCCGGAAATATCCGCTGTTCATAGGGGGACAGGAACTGGAAACGGAGGACTTGCTTCCTTCAATGAATCCCTCCGATCCGTCCGAGATCGTTGGCTGGGTGTGCCAAGCCGGAACCGATGAGGTAGCCCAGGCGATCGGGGCTGCCAGGAAGTCCTTTGAAACCTGGCGTGATATAACTCCTGAAATACGCGCTGAATTTCTCCTCAAGGCATGCACAGTCGTCCGTCGGCGCATCTACGAGCTTTCCGCCCTGCAGGTACTGGAAATCGGCAAGCAGTGGGATCAGGCCTATGCCGATGTGACTGAAGCCATTGATTTCCTCGAATATTATGCGCGGGAAATGATTCGCCTCGGCTCTCCCAGGTCAATGGGAAAAGTTGCCGGAGAGACGAATCAATACTTTTATGAGCCGAAAGGGGTTGCTGCTGTCATCGCCCCCTGGAATTTTCCCCTGGCGATCAGCATGGGCATGGTCTCTGCCGCCATTGTCACCGGGAACTGCGTCGTTTTCAAGCCTTCCGGCCTCACATCCATCATTGGCTGGCAATTGGTGGATATATTCAGAGAAGTTGGGCTTCCTGACGGTGTCTTTAACTTTGTCCCCGGTCGCAGCGGCATCATGGGCGATTACCTGGTTGACCATCCCCATGTCAGCCTCATTGCCTTCACCGGTTCCATGGAGGTGGGGTTGAGGATCATCGAGCGCGCTGCCAAGGTGCAGCCCGGCCAGGAAATGGTAAAAAAGGTCATCTGCGAAATGGGAGGGAAAAACGCGATTATTATTGACGATGATGCCGATCTGGACGAGGCGGTTCCCCATGTATTCAATTCGGCCTTCGGTTTTCAAGGGCAGAAATGCTCGGCATGTTCCAGGGTCATTGTCCTTGATGGCATCTACGATAAATTTGTCCAGCGGCTTACGGCACTGGCCGAAGCTGTTCCGGTCGGGCCAGTCGAAGATCCTGCCAATCTCATAGGTGCGGTTGCAGAAGAAAATGCTCAAAAACGTATAATGAACTACATTGAAGTTGGCCGGCAGGAAGGGCGTCTGCTTTATCAGGGGCATGTGCCGGAGGTCGGATTTTTCGTACCACTGACCATCATTGGCGATATCCGCCCGGAACATCGGCTTGCCCAGGAGGAAATTTTCGGACCGTTGCTTGCCGTAATGCGGGCAAGAGATTTCAATGAAGCCCTGGTCTGGGCCAATTCTACCCGCTATGCTCTGACCGGCGGCCTTTTCAGCCGCAGCCCCGAACATATTGCCATTGCCACCAAGCGATTTCGTGTCGGCAATCTCTACCTCAACCGCAACTGCACGGGTGCCCTGGTCGGTCGTCAACCCTTCGGCGGTTTCAGGTTGTCCGGTGCCGGTACCAAGGCGGGCGGGCCTGATTATCTCCTTCATTTCATGGATCCGCGGGTGGTGACCGAGAACACCATGCGCAGAGGCTTTGCTCCTGCGGGTGCAGGCGATGGATCTTCCTGCCGAAAACGTTAG
- a CDS encoding YceD family protein: MKVRIADLKDKALHMEAEEPVNDYPDLLAMTGTGECEFLSPLRLDFTVAREFDHIRASGKVETAVRVSCARCLTEFDIEISSSFTIFYTKSAEPLDEEVELAAEDLISKSYQGEEIDFSTEVAEQVIMEIPFKPLCRDDCKGLCSSCGANLNDTACGCATSEGSFKFNALKGIKIDK, from the coding sequence TTGAAAGTTCGGATAGCCGATTTAAAAGATAAAGCGTTGCACATGGAGGCTGAGGAGCCGGTTAATGACTATCCGGACTTGCTTGCCATGACCGGGACCGGCGAGTGCGAATTTCTGTCTCCGCTACGGCTTGATTTCACTGTAGCCAGGGAGTTTGACCATATCAGGGCTTCCGGCAAGGTAGAAACGGCCGTAAGAGTTTCCTGCGCCCGTTGTCTCACTGAATTCGACATCGAGATATCATCATCCTTTACGATTTTTTATACGAAATCTGCCGAGCCGCTTGACGAAGAGGTCGAGCTGGCCGCGGAAGACCTGATTTCCAAATCCTACCAAGGGGAAGAAATCGATTTCTCCACTGAGGTGGCGGAACAGGTAATCATGGAGATACCCTTCAAGCCCCTATGCCGGGATGATTGTAAGGGATTATGCAGTAGTTGCGGAGCCAATCTTAACGACACCGCTTGCGGCTGCGCTACGAGCGAAGGCAGTTTCAAATTCAACGCGTTGAAGGGTATCAAGATAGACAAGTAA
- the rpmF gene encoding 50S ribosomal protein L32, which yields MAVPKKKTSKSRKNMRRAHDFLTAPTVSTCPQCKSPKLPHRVCPSCGTYKGREVIKAEEL from the coding sequence ATGGCAGTACCTAAGAAGAAGACATCCAAGTCACGCAAGAACATGAGAAGGGCCCATGATTTTCTTACCGCCCCGACAGTTTCCACTTGCCCACAGTGCAAATCCCCGAAACTTCCCCACAGAGTTTGTCCCTCCTGCGGCACTTACAAAGGCAGAGAAGTAATTAAGGCTGAAGAGCTTTAA
- the plsX gene encoding phosphate acyltransferase PlsX — MRVAVDAMGGDNAPGVEVEGAVAAAREFGIAITLVGDTEKVNCELAKHNCKDLDITVKHASEVVGMHDSASDAVRKKKDSSIRIAFELVKNNEADAVVSAGNSGATMAAGMFVLKRIKGIDRPAIAQIFPTLRGKTLVLDVGGNVDCKPLNLVQFAIMGEVYARSVMDVENPKIGVLSNGEEESKGNDLTRESSTLLKSTSLDYMGYVEGRDIFNGMVDVVVCDGFVGNVVLKLSEGLAEAVSTMLKEEIKQSLLYKIGYILSRRAFINFKKKVDYTEYGGAPLLGIDGVGMICHGGSNAKAIKNAIRFAHEYARKGVNQHMVEKLQENYPLYMQQLETLKAQAAG; from the coding sequence ATGAGAGTTGCTGTAGATGCGATGGGTGGCGACAACGCGCCTGGTGTCGAGGTGGAGGGCGCTGTCGCAGCTGCCAGGGAATTCGGTATTGCCATAACCCTGGTAGGCGATACGGAAAAAGTAAACTGCGAACTTGCAAAGCATAACTGCAAAGATCTGGATATAACAGTCAAGCATGCCAGCGAGGTGGTCGGCATGCATGATTCCGCTTCCGATGCGGTAAGAAAGAAGAAGGATTCTTCCATCCGCATTGCCTTTGAACTGGTGAAGAACAATGAAGCGGACGCTGTTGTAAGTGCCGGTAACTCAGGTGCCACCATGGCTGCCGGCATGTTCGTACTCAAGCGCATCAAAGGTATAGATCGCCCGGCCATCGCCCAGATATTTCCCACTCTCCGCGGAAAAACCCTAGTGCTCGATGTTGGCGGCAACGTTGATTGCAAACCTCTCAATCTCGTCCAGTTTGCCATAATGGGTGAGGTCTATGCCCGGTCCGTCATGGATGTGGAAAACCCGAAGATCGGTGTTCTTTCCAACGGAGAGGAAGAAAGCAAGGGAAACGACCTTACCCGCGAATCAAGCACACTCCTTAAGAGCACTTCCCTCGATTACATGGGATATGTGGAAGGTCGGGATATCTTCAACGGCATGGTGGATGTTGTCGTCTGTGATGGATTTGTCGGCAACGTGGTGCTCAAGCTTTCCGAAGGACTGGCCGAGGCTGTCAGCACGATGCTTAAAGAGGAAATCAAGCAGAGCCTGCTGTACAAGATCGGCTATATCCTGTCTCGCCGGGCCTTCATCAATTTCAAAAAGAAGGTCGATTATACGGAATATGGTGGCGCTCCTCTGTTGGGAATAGATGGCGTCGGCATGATCTGCCATGGCGGTTCCAATGCCAAAGCCATAAAAAATGCCATCCGTTTTGCCCACGAATATGCCCGAAAGGGCGTTAATCAACACATGGTCGAAAAACTCCAGGAAAACTATCCTCTTTATATGCAGCAGCTGGAAACACTAAAAGCACAAGCGGCAGGGTAG